ACAAGCGCGTTGTTGTCCTTCGCGAAGTCGCGAAGCGCCTTCGCGGCGTCGACCGGCTCACCTTCGACGAAGGCGATCGCGGTGGCACCGACGAACAGGTCGTCCAGACCCTGGACACCGGCGTCCTCGGCGGCACGCTTCACGAGGGTGTTCTTCGCGACCCGGTACTTGGCACTGGTGCCGAGAGCGCGGCGCAGCTGGGACAGCTGGGACACGGAGAGGCCGGTGTACTGGGTAACGACGGTGGCCGAGCTGCTGCGGAAGCTCTCCGCGATCTCGGCGACGGCCGCCACCTTGTCGGGCTTCGCCATGGTCGCCTCCTCTCTTGGCTAGTGGATTCCACTGGTCCTTCGAGAGCCCTCTGAGACGAAAAAACGCCCACGCGCAGTCAGCACGGGGCGTTACACGGCGTTCCCTCACGGGAGCCGAACCTCGTTCCTCCTGCGCGGGCCGCCCGCTCATCTCGCGGGACCTTCGTTCCGGGCGCCGTGGAGCACCCGGAAAACCAGCGGTCTTCGGTAGAACCGTGAATGAATGTACAGGACGGTTCTGACGGTTCTGCCGGGACCCCCTGCCTGACCAGCGACAAGCCGCCCGGACTCGGGGATACGCCGACGAGCGGGCATCATTGGTGACGTGGCGGAGCAGCGTGATCACGGACAGCCGGACAACCCCACCGGCCCCGGCCCCCGACCTGCCGACGGCACGCAACCGGTTCCGGGCGGGTTGCCGCAGCCCTCGGGGCAGTCGGGTTCTGGGCAGAACGGCCTGACTCCAGCGCAGGGTTCGCAGCTGCCGCAACCGTCCGGGCAACAGCCGCCCACCGCGTCGCCGCAAGGTTCGCAGCCACCCGCCGTGGATTCGTCGCACCTTCCCGCGTTGCCCCAGCCTTCCCAGCCCACGGCGCCTGGGCAGCCACCGCTGGACGCCGCACAGCTGGAACAGTTCCGCCAGTTCCAGCAGTTCCAGGACTACCTCCGCTTCACCCAAGCCCAGCAAGGCAACCAACCCGCCCCCATGCCCGACGCCGGCCTGGTCCCCGCGGGCTCCCGCCAACCGCAGACCCAGCAGGGCTGGCAGCCGCCCGTGCCCCCGGGCCCGCCCGGAGCGCTGGCGCCCTACGAAGAGCCGCGGCGCAAACGCCCGGTCCCGCGCTGGCTCAAGCGCCTCGGCGGGAAGATCCTGGGCTGGGTGATCGTGCTGGTGGTCCTCGGCATCGCGGCCACGTGGGCCTACCGCCACTACTTCCCCAGCGAAGACGGCAAGTCCTCGGCCCAGATCGCGGCCGAGGGCGGCGGGACCTACCACACGAACCACATCTTCTCGACGAACCCGTACGAGGCCGTCCGCTTCGTCTTCCACAACATCGCGCAGGGCCGGGTTCAAGACGCGTGCGGCCGGTTCGACGAGCCCGTGCAGACCAAGTTCGCCCAGGACGTCGGCCAGCCCGACTGCAAGGTGGCCGTCGAGAAGCTGCACGCGCAGGTCACCAACCAGAACGACTACGCCGAATCGCTGCCCTCGTACGTCTCCGGCGCTCCGCCGGCGGGTGTGGTGACCATTGACTCGTGCGACTACACCATTTCCGGCGGCCCGGCCCTCGGCGTCTTCACCGTGTCGCAAGTGGACAAGGGTCAGTGGCTGATCACGGGCCACTCGCCGGGCCCGGAGAAGTGCGGCCCTCCGTCAGCTTCGAACTCCACTCCCCCAACGTCCTGACCAGCTCCGGCAGCCGCGCCGCGACCACTTCGGACGGTGCGGCCAGCGCCGCGGCCACCACCACCGCACGGAGGTCGGCTTCGGGCAGCGAAGGGAGCAGCACGCGCGCCTCGCCGCCGTACGCGGAAGCGCGGAGCGAAGGGACCGGGAGAGCGCGTAGTCGAACGGCTCGTCCGTGGCGGCCCAGTCGACGTACACCGCGTTGTCGCCCGCCTGCACCGCGAGCAACGCCGCAAACCCGGCGGCCGCGCTCAGCTCGACGACGGCATGGGCGCGCTCGCGCTCAACGTCAACCGCAACAAGCGCAGAATCGAGCTCGACCTCAAGTCGGCCGCGGGCCACGAGGCCTTCCTGCGCCTGGTGAAGACCGCCGACGTGCTGGTCACCAACATGCGCCCCGGCGCGCTACAGCGCCTCGGCCTCGGCTACGAGCAGTGGGCGAGCGAGAACCCGCGGCTCGTCTACTGCAACGCCCAGGGCTTCCGCACCGACTCTGACCGCGCCGGCCGCCTACGACGAGATCGTCCAGGCATCCTCCGGCATGGCCGACCTGATGCGCCGCGCGACCGGGAAGCCGACGAGCGGCCTCGTTTCCCTCGCCGAGCACCCGACGGAAGGCACGTACTGCCAAGTCGGGCCGTCGATGATCCTGTCGGACACGCCGGCGTCAGTCCGCCGCCACACCCCCGCGCGCGGTGAGCACACGAGCGAGCTGCTCGCGGAGATCGGCTACGCCGGCGACGAGATCGCGAACCTCGTCTCCCCCGTGTCCGCGTAGGCGAAGAAGTCGGCCAGCGCCAGGGCGAACGCGGGGTCCGCGACGGCCGTCATGTGGTCGCCCGGGACGCGGACCAGGCGGGCGCCCGCGATGCCGATGGCGAGGCGCTCGGGCTGGGCCGCGAGCTGGTCGCGTTCGCCGGCGAGGATCAGGGTGGGGACGGTGATCTCGGTCAGGGGGATGGACGTGCGGCGGGAGGCGCGCAGGACGGCGGCCAGGGCGTCGACGTCGCCGCCGGTGCGGCGGGCGAGGCGGCGGAAGGGGCGGACCTGGGCGGGGACGTTGGCGTGGTCGTCGGCGAGGAGGCCGTCGGCGAGCTGTTCGGGCTCGACCACGCGCGTGTCGACGCCGCCGAAGTCGATGATGCCCGCGCCGACGCCGCCGGTGGCCAGGCAGCGCACGCGCTTGTCCGCAGTGGCCACGAGGAGGGCGACGATCGCGCCCATCGAGTAGCCGGCGAGGGAGACCTCGTCGAGGCCCAGCTCGTCGAGCAGGGCCGACACGTCGCGGGCCATCACGTCCTGGCCGTAGCAGGCCGAGTCGTGGGGTTTGTCCGACGCGCCGTGGCCGCGGGCGTCGAGGCCGATCACGGTGAACCCGGCCTCGACCAGGGTGCGGACGACGCCGGTGCCGACCCAGTTCACGTGGGCGTCCGCCGCGAAGCCGTGTTGCAGCACGACGGGGCGACGGTGCCGGCCGTCGCCCTCCCACACCGTGTAGCTCAGGCGGAGCCCGTCGGGAGCGGTGAATGTCGTCGTCGGCATGTGTCCATGAGACACGAAAAAAGGGCGGTCACGCACATTGCGTGACCGCCCTTTCGCGTGATGTGCGACTCAGACGCCGGCGTCCTCGCTGAGGAGGTTGCGCGTGCGCAGCGGGTCGACCGGGATGCCCGGGCCCATCGTGGTGGTGAAGGTGATCTTCTTGACGTAGCGACCCTTGGCCGAAGACGGCTTGGCGCGCAGGATCTCGTCCAGCGCGGCCGCGTAGTTCTCCACCAGCTTCTCGGTGTCGAACGACGCCTTGCCGATCACCAGGTGCAGGTTGGCCTGCTTGTCGACGCGGAAGTTGATCTTACCGCCCTTGATGTCCTGCACGGCCTTCGTGACCGCGGGGGTCACCGTGCCGGTCTTCGGGTTCGGCATCAGACCACGCGGGCCGAGGATGCGGGCGATGCGGCCCACCTTGGCCATCTGGTCCGGCGTCGCGATGGCGGCGTCGAAGTCGAGCCAGCCACCCTGGATGCGCTCGATCAGCTCGTCCGTGCCCACCGCGTCCGCACCGGCGGCCTCGGCCTCGGCGGCCTTGTCGCCGACGGCGAACACGATGACGCGGGCGGTCTTACCGGTACCGTGCGGCAGGTTCACGGTGCCGCGGACCATCTGGTCGGCCTTGCGCGGGTCGACACCGAGACGCATCGCGACCTCGACGGTCGCGTCCATCTTGGTCTTGGAGGTTTCCTTCGCCAGCTTCGCGGCCTCGAGCGGGGCGTAGAGACGCTCCTTGTCGATGAGCTCCGCAGCCTGGCGGTAAGCCTTGCTGTGCTTGGTCATGCTTCTGTCCTTAACTTCGAAAACGGATCAGCTGTGGTGACGAGCCAGCACTTGGCTCTCCCACGGATGCTGCTGGTGCTGAAACTCAGTCCCCGACCGTGATGCCCATGGAGCGGGCGGTGCCGGCGATGATCTTCGCCGCCTGGTCGATGTCGTGGGCGTTGAGGTCGCTCTCCTTGGTCTTGGCGATCTCGCGGACCTGGTCCCAGGTGACCTTGGCGACCTTGGTCTTGTGCGGCTCGCCGGAGCCCTTCTCCACGCCCGCGGCCTTGAGCAGCAGCTTGGCGGCCGGCGGCGTCTTCAGCTTGAAGTCGAACGACCGGTCTTCGTACACGGAGATCTCGACCGGGACGACGTCCCCGCGCTGCGACTCGGTCGCGGCGTTGTAGGCCTTGCAGAACTCCATGATGTTGACGCCGTGCTGGCCCAGCGCCGGGCCGACCGGCGGGGCCGGGTTGGCCTGACCCGCCTTGATCTGCAGCTTGATGATCGCCGCAAGCTTCTTCTTCTTGGGTGGCATTACCTTGTGTCCTTCTTACTGACGTGAGTCCCCCGCACACCTGCCAGTACGCGGGGACTGCCGGTCGGTATTCCCGACCGTCAGATCTTGGAGACCTGGGTGAACGAGAGCTCGACCGGGGTCTCCCGGCCGAAGATCGACACCAGGACCTTCAGCTTCTGTCCGTCGACGTTGACCTCGGAGATCGTCGCGGGCAGCGTGGCGAACGGGCCGTCCATGACGGTGACCGACTCGCCGACCTCGAAGTCGACCTCGACGGCGCCGCCACCGGACGGCGTGGACGCCGCGGCGGCCTCGCCCTTGCCGGCCTTCGCCGGGGCTTCCTTCTCGACCTGCGGCGCGAGGAACTTCAGCACCTCGTCCACGGTGAGCGGCGACGGGCGCGAGGTCGCGCCGACGAACCCGGTGACGCCCGGCGTGTTGCGCACCGCGCTCCACGAGGCGTCGTTCAGGTCCATCCGGACCAGGATGTAACCGGGCAGCACCTTGCGCTGCACCTGCTTGCGCTGGCCGTTCTTGATCTCGGTGACCTCTTCGGTCGGAACCTCGATCTGGAAGATGTAGTCCTCGACGTCCAGCGTCGTGGTGCGGGTCTCGAGGTTGGTCTTGACCTTGTTCTCGTACCCGGCGTAGCTGTGCACGACGTACCACTCGCCGGGCGCGGCCATCAGCTCGGCGCGCAGCGCGGCGACGGGGTCGTCGGACTCGGCGGCCGGCTCGGACTCGACGGCGGCCGCGTCGGCTTCGTCGGCCACGGCGTCGGCTTCGCTGTCGTCAGCCGCTTCGGCGTCGTCGGCCTCATCGGCTTCGGTGTCCGAGGCCTCGGCGTCGTCAGCGCTGTCTTCGACGGCTGCGTCGACCTCTTCGCCGGCGTCGGGCACCTCGACGGGCTCGAGGTGAGCGGACTCCTCGTCGCCGAGTGCCGCGTGCACCTGCTCGTCTGAAAGCTCGGTCAGGTCGCGACCGGCTCCTGTGCCGTTGTCGGAGGTCACGTTCCGTCCTCTCAGTTGATCACTTGCCGGGCTCGGGCAGGCCCCGCGCGGCGCACGGTGGCACGCCTCTTCGGCGTCAGCCGAAGACCAGCCCGATGACCTGCTTGAAGGCCAGGTCGAGGCCGCTCACGAGGGCCACCATGAACACCACGAACACCAGCACGACCGCGGTGTAGGTGACCATCTGCTTGCGGTTGGGCCAGATGACCTTGCGCAGCTCCGCCCAGACCTCGCGGACGAACCGCATGATCCGCGCGAAAACCGACGCCTTCTTCGGCTTCTGGTCCCGCTTCGGGGTCGGCGCACCCTTGGCGTCGGCGGGCTTCGCGACCTTGTCGCCCGCCTTGCCGGACGGCCTGGTGCCACCCGAACGCGCCTCGGACTTGCCGGACGGGCGGGCGGAAGCGCGGCGCTCACGCCGAGCCGCGGCGGTCGCCGGGCGGGACTCGACCCCGGGCTTCTCGCCCGACGTGTCCTGCTCGTGCTCGCCGCTGGCGTCGCTGTCGCTCACGACCACTCCTCCGCTCCACCAGTACCCGTACGCAGGGGTGACAGGACTTGAACCTGCAACCTGCGGTTTTGGAGACCGCTGCTCTGCCAATTGAGCTACACCCCTGTGGAACCTGGTCACCCAGGCTCCGGAGGACGCATTCCATCATCCCCACCATCCGGCGGAGATGACCGTAGTGCGTTCCGAGTTCCGAAGTCTACGGCAAGCCGGATCGAGGCCCGCAACCGCGCCCCCCTCGTTGGTCGGGCGCCCTCGCACCGACCCCCGGCACCCTGCTCCAGCCCGCCGGGAACGTGACCGGCGGGCGCCGCCGGGCCGTGCCAGGATGGCCGCATGCGCCCGTCCGCGATTAATCGGGAAACTACCATCCGCGCGGTGGTCAACGCCGATTCCATGGTCGTTCATCCCATACTCGCGAGGCACTTCGGAAGCCGCCGGAAAACCTTGCCGCACCGGGGAAATTCCGGCGCCCCGGCGGAGAACCCGATAATCCCCAGCGAGGTCGCCGGTTCGGCGCGTGATCTTCGTTCTCCCGCAAGGAAAGTCGTCCCCGAGGAGGCCCGGTGACCGTGTTGCGACTAGGACTCGCCCTGCCGCAGTACGGCAAGCTCGCCGACCCCACTGCCATTGCCGGATTCGCCGCCGCGGCCGAAGAGCTCGGTTACGCTTCGCTGTGGGTCGGTGACCGAGTGCTCACCCCGCTCGAGCCCTCGGACCTGTACCCGGGAGGCGGGACGCCGGAGCGCCCGTACCCGCCGGAGTTCATCCACTTCGTTGACCCGATCGTCGCGCTGACAGCCGCCGCCGGCGCCACGAAGACCGCACGGCTGGGCATGAGCACGCTCTCGGCGCCCGTCTACGCGCCCGTCCTGCTCGCCCGGACGCTCACGTCGCTCGACCTGCTCTCCGGCGGCCGCCTCGACGCCGGGTTCGGTCTCGGCTGGCTGCGTGACGAGTACACCGCCGCCGGCGTGCCGTGGGCCGGGCGCGGCGGACGCCTCGACGAGCTGATCGAGGTCCTGCGCACGCTCTGGACCGCCGACCCCGCCGGCCACGACGGCGCGCGCTGGCAGATCCCCGAGTCGCACGTCGGCCTGCGGCCGGCGCAGAACCCGCACCCGCCGATCCTGCTCGGCGGCATGTCCGAACGCGCCCTGCGCCGCGTCGGCGCGAGCGCCGACGGCTGGCTCCCGACGCTGCTGCCCGCGCACTACCTGCGCCGGATGTGGGCGGTGATCGCCGACGCGGCCACCGCAGCCGGCCGCGACCCGGCGACGCTGCGGCGTCCGCTGCGCGTCAACCCACGCGAGGGCACGCCCGTGGTGACCGTGACCGACCTCGCGTCGGCACTGAAGGGTGCCGCCGACGAGGGGTTCACCGAGGCGTTCGTGGACCTGCACTACATCGCCGACGGCGTCGAGCACGCGCTGGAGCTGGCCGACCAGTTGCGCGCCGCCGTCGACCGGTAGGGGTCTCACCCGGATACCCGTCGTCACGCGGGGCCGCGAGCTGTAGAAACGATCAGGTGGCGGCGAAGAAGAGCGGCGGATGCGGGTTGCTGATCCTGGTGGTCGTGGTCGCGCTGCTCGGGGTGGGGTACTACAAGTCGAAACACGGGTCGTCGACCGAGCCGCCGGCCGGCGCCGGCACCGGGGGCGGCACCGGCCGCTACGTGGCGCTCGGCGACTCGTACACCTCCGCGCCGCGCACGGGGAAGGCGGCAGGCACGCCCGCGGGCTGCGACCGTTCGGACAACAACTACCCGCACCTGGTGGCCGCGAAGATCAAGCCCGCGCAGTTCGTGGACGTCAGCTGCAGCGGCGCCACCACAGCCGACCTCACGGACTCCCAGTCGACCCACAACGGTACGAACCCGCCGCAGCTGGACTCCGTGACGTCGGCGACCACGCTGGTGACCCTGGGCATCGGGGGCAACGACGTCGGGTTCATCGCGCTGGCCCCCAGCTGCGCCACCTCGCACCGCGACGGCGCGCCCTGCCACGACCGGCTCACCGCGGGCGGACACGACCAGCTCTCCGACCGCATCGACGCCGTGGCGGGCAAGCTCGGCGCCGTGCTCGACAAGATCCACGCCCAGGCGCCGAAGGCCCGGGTGGTCGTGGTCGGCTACCCCACCGTGCTGCCCGACGGCGACGGCTGCTGGCCCGCGATCCCCGTCGGTTCCGGCGATGTCGCGTACTTGCGTGATTCGCTGAAGCACCTTGACGACGTGCTCGAAGAGCAGGCCAAGACCCACGACGCGGGCTACGCCGACACGGCCGGGCCGAGCAAGGGCCACGACGTGTGCACGAGCTCGGGCACACGCTGGGTGGAGGGCCTGGTGCCGACCTCGGCCGCGGCCCCGCTGCACCCCAACGCGCGGGGTGAAGCGGGGATGGCGACGGCCGTCGAGTCGGTGGTGAGCTGAGCGCAACCAACGCCACGTTGGGGTGCTTGGGGCCAGGGGCTCAGGCGCGGATGAGCGCCTGCGGCTTGCCCAGCACGGTCTTGCCGTCGAACTTCACAACCAGGTCGAGGCGGGCGACGCCGTCTTCGGAGATCGCGCCGACCTTGCCCGTCATCTCCACGAGGGCGCCCTCGGCGTCGTCGGGGACGGCGACGGGGCGGGTGAAGCGGGCGCTGAAGTCCAGCAGGCGCGAGGGGTCGCCGAGCCAGTCGGTGACGACGCGGCCGGCCAGGGCCATGGTGAGCATGCCGTGGGCGATCACGTCGGGCAGGCCGACTTCCTTGGCGAAGCGCTCGTTCCAGTGGATCGGGTTGAAGTCCAGCGCGGCGCCCGCGTAGCGGACCAGCTGCTCGCGCGTGACGCGCACCTGCAGCGAGGGCAGTTCGTCGCCGACGTTCACGCGTCCTCCCCTCGCACCACGAGCTGCGCGCGGGTGGTGCAGACCAGCTTGCCGTCGGCGTCGGTGATCCGGGCGCTGACGTTGATGAAGTCGTTGCCGGCGCGGGCCATGATGTTCTCGATGGTCGCGCCGATCTCCAGCACGTCGCCCGCGTGCACGGGGCGCTCGTAGGTGAAGCCCTGGTCGCCGTGGACCATGCGCGAGTAGTCGAGCCCGAGCTCCGGGTCGGCCACGATCCCGTTGACCTTGGGCAGGTTCAGGAGCGTGAGGAATGTCGGGGGCGCGACCACGTCCGGGAAACCGGCCGCGCGGGCCGCCTCCGGGTCGCGGTAGATCGGGTTGGGGTCCCCGATCGCCTCGGCGAACTCGAGGATCTTCTCGCGGCTCACCGCGTACTTTCCGGCGGGCGGATAGCTCCGCCCGGCGAACGACTGGTCCAAAGGCACCCGCTGAGGCTAGCCGACCCGAGCCGGTTGCCCGAGGGGTCCCCGGACCTGCTCCGAACCTGCCCTGAACTGG
The sequence above is a segment of the Amycolatopsis sp. 2-15 genome. Coding sequences within it:
- the rplJ gene encoding 50S ribosomal protein L10, which codes for MAKPDKVAAVAEIAESFRSSSATVVTQYTGLSVSQLSQLRRALGTSAKYRVAKNTLVKRAAEDAGVQGLDDLFVGATAIAFVEGEPVDAAKALRDFAKDNNALVIKGGYMDGKALSVDEISKIADLDSREVLLSKAAGAFKAKLSQAAALFQAPASQVARLAAALEDKQRNATGTEAAEAPAES
- a CDS encoding alpha/beta fold hydrolase translates to MPTTTFTAPDGLRLSYTVWEGDGRHRRPVVLQHGFAADAHVNWVGTGVVRTLVEAGFTVIGLDARGHGASDKPHDSACYGQDVMARDVSALLDELGLDEVSLAGYSMGAIVALLVATADKRVRCLATGGVGAGIIDFGGVDTRVVEPEQLADGLLADDHANVPAQVRPFRRLARRTGGDVDALAAVLRASRRTSIPLTEITVPTLILAGERDQLAAQPERLAIGIAGARLVRVPGDHMTAVADPAFALALADFFAYADTGETRFAISSPA
- the rplA gene encoding 50S ribosomal protein L1; its protein translation is MTKHSKAYRQAAELIDKERLYAPLEAAKLAKETSKTKMDATVEVAMRLGVDPRKADQMVRGTVNLPHGTGKTARVIVFAVGDKAAEAEAAGADAVGTDELIERIQGGWLDFDAAIATPDQMAKVGRIARILGPRGLMPNPKTGTVTPAVTKAVQDIKGGKINFRVDKQANLHLVIGKASFDTEKLVENYAAALDEILRAKPSSAKGRYVKKITFTTTMGPGIPVDPLRTRNLLSEDAGV
- the rplK gene encoding 50S ribosomal protein L11, which encodes MPPKKKKLAAIIKLQIKAGQANPAPPVGPALGQHGVNIMEFCKAYNAATESQRGDVVPVEISVYEDRSFDFKLKTPPAAKLLLKAAGVEKGSGEPHKTKVAKVTWDQVREIAKTKESDLNAHDIDQAAKIIAGTARSMGITVGD
- the nusG gene encoding transcription termination/antitermination protein NusG, which translates into the protein MTSDNGTGAGRDLTELSDEQVHAALGDEESAHLEPVEVPDAGEEVDAAVEDSADDAEASDTEADEADDAEAADDSEADAVADEADAAAVESEPAAESDDPVAALRAELMAAPGEWYVVHSYAGYENKVKTNLETRTTTLDVEDYIFQIEVPTEEVTEIKNGQRKQVQRKVLPGYILVRMDLNDASWSAVRNTPGVTGFVGATSRPSPLTVDEVLKFLAPQVEKEAPAKAGKGEAAAASTPSGGGAVEVDFEVGESVTVMDGPFATLPATISEVNVDGQKLKVLVSIFGRETPVELSFTQVSKI
- the secE gene encoding preprotein translocase subunit SecE translates to MSDSDASGEHEQDTSGEKPGVESRPATAAARRERRASARPSGKSEARSGGTRPSGKAGDKVAKPADAKGAPTPKRDQKPKKASVFARIMRFVREVWAELRKVIWPNRKQMVTYTAVVLVFVVFMVALVSGLDLAFKQVIGLVFG
- a CDS encoding TIGR03619 family F420-dependent LLM class oxidoreductase — translated: MTVLRLGLALPQYGKLADPTAIAGFAAAAEELGYASLWVGDRVLTPLEPSDLYPGGGTPERPYPPEFIHFVDPIVALTAAAGATKTARLGMSTLSAPVYAPVLLARTLTSLDLLSGGRLDAGFGLGWLRDEYTAAGVPWAGRGGRLDELIEVLRTLWTADPAGHDGARWQIPESHVGLRPAQNPHPPILLGGMSERALRRVGASADGWLPTLLPAHYLRRMWAVIADAATAAGRDPATLRRPLRVNPREGTPVVTVTDLASALKGAADEGFTEAFVDLHYIADGVEHALELADQLRAAVDR
- a CDS encoding SGNH/GDSL hydrolase family protein gives rise to the protein MAAKKSGGCGLLILVVVVALLGVGYYKSKHGSSTEPPAGAGTGGGTGRYVALGDSYTSAPRTGKAAGTPAGCDRSDNNYPHLVAAKIKPAQFVDVSCSGATTADLTDSQSTHNGTNPPQLDSVTSATTLVTLGIGGNDVGFIALAPSCATSHRDGAPCHDRLTAGGHDQLSDRIDAVAGKLGAVLDKIHAQAPKARVVVVGYPTVLPDGDGCWPAIPVGSGDVAYLRDSLKHLDDVLEEQAKTHDAGYADTAGPSKGHDVCTSSGTRWVEGLVPTSAAAPLHPNARGEAGMATAVESVVS
- a CDS encoding MaoC family dehydratase gives rise to the protein MNVGDELPSLQVRVTREQLVRYAGAALDFNPIHWNERFAKEVGLPDVIAHGMLTMALAGRVVTDWLGDPSRLLDFSARFTRPVAVPDDAEGALVEMTGKVGAISEDGVARLDLVVKFDGKTVLGKPQALIRA
- a CDS encoding MaoC family dehydratase N-terminal domain-containing protein is translated as MPLDQSFAGRSYPPAGKYAVSREKILEFAEAIGDPNPIYRDPEAARAAGFPDVVAPPTFLTLLNLPKVNGIVADPELGLDYSRMVHGDQGFTYERPVHAGDVLEIGATIENIMARAGNDFINVSARITDADGKLVCTTRAQLVVRGEDA